TCAAGTAACAGTTGGTCTTGGGAAACAATACTGTTGATGTCCAGTGTAAAATGACTTTCTGCCCCTTCACCAACAGAACGTCCCGGAGATAGCGGTGACGATTCAAAGCTCCCCTCTTGCGTACCATCCATAAATTGTCCCAGATAATTAAAACTGATTTGTGGCTGTATGTTAAAATCTAAATCTTGAGTATGTTCCACATCGGTCAAATACTTCAGAACTCCGTAGCCAATCCCTCGATTAGGGATATGCCGAATCATTTCCTTAGTTCGTCGAATAACAGATGAAATATCTTCACTATCCCTCATATCCAGAACAATAGGAAACATCGAAGTAAACCAACCTATGGTTCGAGTAACATCAATCTCCTCCATAATCTCTTCCCTGCCATGTCCTTCAAGATTAATAGCGAAGATTTTACTACCCGCCCATTGCTTAATTGCCAATCCAAGTGCTGATAACAATAAGTCATTAATTTCGGTATTATAGGCCTGATGAGCAGTTCCAAGCAGTAGCTGTGTATCTTGCTTGTCCAACCGGACAGCTATGCTCGTTCTTTCTTTTTTCACTCCAACCTCATCAGTAACTGTGCTCTTCTGAGGAAATGGAGACTCACATTGAACACCTTCAATTTGCTGCCAATATGCCTTCTCCTTCAGTAAAGTCCGACTGTTCGAATACTCTGCAAGCCGGTCGGACCAATACTGAAAAGAGTCCGTTTTATCCGGCAAAGCGATAGCCTTACCCTGTAATGCCTGGGTATATGCGCTCTCCAAGTCTTCCAATAAGATTCGCCAGGAGACCCCGTCAATAACCAAATGGTGAATAGCAATCAGCAAATGCTGGCCTTTATCTGTTTGGAACAAACCAACCCGGATCATCTCACCTGCTCTTAAGTCCATGGTAGCCTGTAGCCGACTCGCCTCTTCCTCAATCTTGCTTTCAGCATCGTTATTTCCTTGTAGATTATAAATATTTAAATGAAAAGGCTTTAACTGCGTTCCCGTATGGTATTGGCAAACAGAACTCTGACCGATTTCATACGCCATTCGTAGGGCATCATGGTGAATAATAATATTCTCCAAAGCAGTCTTTAGGGCTTCTTCATCAAATACACCACTAGTAAATAACATAACTGCTTGATTAAAATGGTTCCGATCATCCTGTACATTTTCGAAGAACCATCTTTGGATTGGAGTTAGCTGTACCTCACCTGTTACCGCCTTCTGGTCAATGATTCTGGAACGACGTTGGACATATGGTGCTACTTGCTGAACAGTAGGGTGCTGAAATATGTCCTTCATATCCAGCTTTAATCCCTCTTGGCTCAACCTTGCGATCACTTGAATGGCCTTAATAGAGTCTCCTCCAAGGTCAAAAAAACTGTGACTAATTCCAATTCCCTCTTGTCCCAGCACGCCTTCCCAAATTTTAACCAACTTCTCTTCCGTAGGGCTTGTTGGTGGTTCATACAGCGTGCTCAAGTCTAAGTTAATATGAGGTTCTGGCAGTTTCTTCTGATCCACCTTGCCATTAGCGTTCAGCGGCAAACTGTCCAACAGGATTAAGCTGGATGGCAACATGTAATCTGGTAAATACTTCGCCAAGTAACGGCGAATAGCTGAAGTATTTAATTCCCCATCTGTCACCATATATGCAGAAATACGATTTTGACCGGATGGATCCGGTTTAGCTACAACTATTGCCTCTTTAATACGTTCATGGGATAGTAATTGGTTTTCAATTTCACCAAGTTCTATACGAAAACCCCTAATTTTCACCAGATGATCTTGGCGGCCTACAAATTCAATATTTCCATCTGGAAGCCATTTTGCAATGTCACCTGTTTTGTACATTTTCTCGCCTGGATTAAATGGATTGTCTATAAACTTTTCGTTTGTAAAATCAGGTAGGTTCAAGTAGCCCTGGGATAGTGCATCCCCTGCTATACAAAGCTCTCCCGGTATACCAATAGGCTGCAATTTAAGACTTTTATCCAGAATGTACACAGTAGTACCTGTAATCGGGGCTCCAATCGGAATTGTACCTTTCCGTTCATGAATCTGATCTACACCATAACACGTAGCAAAGACCGTGCTTTCGGTAGGACCGTACATGTGGAGCATTTTATGGGGCCCGATATGTTCAAATAACTTGCTCACATGCGGTAGCGAAACCCGCTCTCCACCAAAAAGTACTTTGCGAATTGTAGTAAAACATTCAATATTGGTTTCTATCAACGTGTTAAACAAGGCGGTAGTAATAAAAAATACCGAGACACTTTCATTTCGAATTAAGGAAGACAGTTTTTCTGGATTCAGCATATTCTCTTTACGTAAGAGAATCAGCTTAGAACCATTGACCAGAGCGCCGAATATATCGAAGACTGACCCATCAAAGGCATAGTTGGATAACTGCAAGAGAATATCCTGTTCCGTAAGATCGATATAATTGGAGTTTTTAATCAATCTCTCCACGTTATAATGCATGGTCAGATTCCCTTTTGGTTTACCTGTTGAGCCAGAGGTATATAGCACATATGCCAAATCATCCGGTTCATTCACATAAGGTAAGTTACTAGAATCTGAATCCTTAACGATCATATCGAGCTGATCCAAATCAAGGATTTCCCCTGCAAATCCATCTGCTCCTGCCTCTTTTATGAAAGTTGATTCAGTCAGAACATGATGGGATGCCAATAATAGTGTTATCTTGCAATCGTATAGCATCAGACTAATTCGCTCCGCAGGATAATCTGGTGCCAGAGGAACATATGCACCCCCAGCCTTTAAAATCCCTAGGATTCCGACTATCATTTCAAAAGATCGCTCTACCATAATGCCAACAAGCGTATTGGCCTGTACTCCTTTTTCTCTAAGCACTCTGGCAAGCTGATTCGCTTTATCGTTTAACTCGCTGTAAGTCCATTGTTGTTCCTCGAACGATACCGCGACACGCTCCGGCGTCTTCGCTACCTGCTCTTCAAAGAGCTGATGCAGCAATTTTCGGTTCTCTTTCTCGGGAGAAGCGGGTACCGTATTAAATTTCGTTAACAGGATCTCTTCTTCGGATGCAGTTACCATGTTTACGTCGCTAATCCGGAGATCCGCAGAGTCCACAATAGTCTGTAAAATCTGCAAATAATGCTTCGACATTCTCTCAATACTTTCTTTGTAAAACAGCTTATTACAATAATCAATTCGAAAAGAGAGTCCCTCTTGATCCGCTTCTGCTGTTAACGTTAAGTCAACTTTGGCTATGCCAGCTTCAACAGAATAGGGCGATATGGATATCCCGTCAGCTTGTAAGCTTACCGAATCGGTATTTTCTAGAGAGAACATCGTATCAAACAGAGGATTTCGGCTTAAATCCCTGTGAAGTTCGAGCTTATCTACAAGATCTTCTATTGGATAATCCTGATGTTCGAATGCTTCCAGGCTGCTTCTTTGCACCTCCAGTAAAAATTGCTTGAGCGTTTTGTCAGCAGCTGGGCGGTTACGCAGCACAAGTGTATTAACGAACATCCCCATAATATTTTCTAAATCCGTATGATTACGACCTGCTATTGGAGACCCTACCACGATATCTTCCTGGCTTGAATACTTATGCAATAATACGTTGTAAGCCGATAGCAGTACCATAAATAAAGTGGTCCGATTTTCTGTAACAAATTGTTGTAGACCTTCACGAAGTGTCTTATCAGCTTGAAAAGAATACCGGTCACCTTCAAAGCTTTGTACTTGAGGTCTCGTGAAATCAGTTGGTAGATTAAGGACAGGAAGCTCATCCGAAAACAAATCTAGCCAGTATTGTTCCTGCTTAATCAAGTGTCCTTCTTTGATCCACTCACTATTCCAAACGGCGTAATCTTTATATTGAATACGCAATGGTGGCAGTGAGTTCCCGTGATACAATGTCGTGAAATCATTAGCCAAAACGCTCATGGAAACACCATCTGCAACAATATGGTGCATATCTACCATCAAAATATGCCTATTGTCCGAAATACGTACCAGCTTCGCCCGCAATAATGGAGCCTGACCTAAGTTAAACGGTCTTACGAACGTTTTGAATATCGCTTGAATCTGTTTGTCCTGTGCTTCTATTCCGATATCATCAGCCTGTTGGAGACTCAGTTGAAATGGAACCTCACTATGAATTTTTTGTACTGGCTCCTCTGTGCCCCACTCAAATGATGTCCGCAATGCCTCATGCCTATCTATTAGATCCCTGAACACTCGCTCCAGCCGCTGGATGTCCAGTTCTCCCTCCATCAGTAAGGCAAAGGGCATATTGTATGCTGTTTCTGCTCCTTCAAACTGATGTAAAATCATTTGTCTCTTTTGAACGGATGTCACTGGATAAGAATCGCGTAGCTCGGCAGGAGCAATATCCATCATCGTCCCAGCTGCAACCTCTGGTCCGCAGATCAAAACACTCATTTCTTCGATGGTCGGATGTGCAAAAATATTACGGAGTGGAATTTCAACTCGCAGCAACTTATTGATTCGAGACATAAGTCGAGTCGCCGTTAGTGAATGTCCACCCAGTTCAAAAAAGTTGTCATGTATACCGATGGAGGATATGTCCAGCAACTTCTCCCAAATCTCGGCTAGTTTTCTTTCCGTTTCGTTTCTTGGTGCAACGTAGCTGGTGGCTCGCATCCCATGATCCGGTTCGGGTAGCGCTTTACGGTTAACCTTGCCACTGGACAGGTGCGGCATAACATCTAGCCGCACGAAATGACTCGGCACCATGTAATCCGGTATGAGTGCCTTCAAATGTGCCCTTAAAATAGATGTGTTCAAACCTTCTCCGCTTTCGAAATATGCGCATAAATATTTGCCACCATCTCGATCATCAAGGGCAAGTACTGTAGCCGCCTTGATACCTTCGTACGCGAGTAAGGCCGCTTCAATCTCACCCAGTTCGATCCGGTAGCCCCGAATTTTCACCTGATGGTCGATCCGACCCATATATTCAATGTTTCCATCCGGCAGCCATCTCGCCAAGTCTCCCGTTCGGTACATCCGTCCCCCGCCGCATAGGGGTCCGCTACGAACTTCTCCTCCGTCAGTTCTTTCCGATTCACATATCCTCGGGCTACGCAGTCCCCTCCAATATGCAGCTCGCCCGGTACACCTATCGGCTGCAATCGGTCTTTATGGTCCAAAATATATAATTTCACGTTATCAATTGGCTTCCCGATCGGAATACTCTCCGGTTCCTGGTCCGCAGGACAGTCGTAATACGCCACCTCTACCGTCGCTTCCGTCGGTCCATACAGGTTGTGCAGCGTGGCTCCTTCGGTCCCCAGCAAACGGTTAAATCGGCGGACATGCTCTGTCATCAGCGCTTCCCCGCTGGCAAATACTCGCCGTACACTCCGCATTTTCCCGGCGGCTCCGCTGTGCTCGATATACTCCAGGAACGCTCCCAGCATGGATGGCACAAAATGGATTGCCGTTACCCCGTTGGCCTCCACCGTTTCGGCTATCGTTGCCGGGTCTTTCTCGCCTCCCGGCTCCAAAAAGCATACTGTCGCTCCCTGAATCGCCCACGAGAACAGCTCCCACAACGATACGTCAAAGGTGTAGGGCGTTTTTTGCAGGATCACATCCTCCGCTCCAAACGGAATTCGTTGTTCCATCCAGTGCAGACGGTTGATCAATGAAGCGTGCTCAATCATGACCCCCTTCGGCTTGCCGGTGGAGCCTGACGTATAGATCACGTACACCAAATCGCTCGAGCGGTTAACAGGTTCCGGGTTCTTCTCGCATTCTTCTCCTGTAAGCTCCATCCCCTCCATCAGCAAATCTTCGATAGCGATCAGCTCGCGGTCGGCTCCGTGCGGACGAAGGCGGTCCAACTGATCCCGCTGGGTCAGCAGGATAGATGCCCCGCTATCCTCCAACATGAATCCCAGCCGTTCTTCCGGGTCTTCCGGATGTAACGGCAGATACGCCCCGCCTGCCTTCAAAATCCCCAACAGGCCGACGATCATCTCCAGCGATCGATGAACTGCGATGCCCACCATCTGATCGGGCCCGATGCCTTTCTTCCGCAGGACGTGAGCCATCCGATTCGCTTGGGCATTCAGCTCCCGGTACGTCAATTGCCGATCTTGGTATAGGGCTGCCGGATGTTCCGGTGTTCGCTCCACCTGCTCCTCAAACAATTGATGAATCGTCTTCTCCCTTGGATAAGGCGCAGCCGTCCCGTTGAATTTCTTCAAAATCACTTCTTTTTCTTCTGGCAGAATGATATCTATTTCGTGCAAAACTATATCAGCAGACGAAACTACAGTGCGGGCGATTTCCTCAACATGTCGACCTAATCGATCTATATATTCTGGTTCGTATAATAGACCGTTATAGCTGAATTTCATCCGCAGTTTCTCACCGGGGACAACGTTAAGGTTGAACGAATAATTAGTCTGTTCAAAGCCAGCCATCTCCGAAACCGCTAAACTGTTTTCGTTCTCGTGATCGGAAGCTTCCTCCATACCCGGGAAATTTTCAAAGGCCAAAATATGGTGTATCAGATTACTCTTCAACAAACTACCCGCCTGAATATCAGCAAGGGGCACATAATGATGCTGCCCCGCCTCCATAACCGAATGTTGTACATGCTGGACGAAATCCGAAAAAGCAAGATGATCCTCTTCACTCGATATACGCACTGGAATAGTATTGATAAATAGGCCCACCATGTTTTCTGCTCCCGGAATATCTGACGGACGACCGGAAACGACAGAGCCAAATACCACGTCGCGGGTGTTGTTGTATTTCATCAATAGCAAACCCCAGATAGAGTGAAACAATGTACTCAAAGTAACCTTGAGTTCTTTGGCCAGTGATTCCAACTGACCCGTTAATTGCGAATCAAAGCTAAAGATTTGCTGCTGTGGATCGTAATCAACGTGGCTCCCTTTACCACTCGCAGGCAAGATACTCTGCTGTTCAAAACCATCCAAATATCGCTCCCAAAACGTAAGCGCTATATCTGTATCCTGCTTGTCCAACCACTTGAGGTATTTTTCATAAGAAGGAGCTTCCCCCAGTTGAACTGGCTCATTCTTTTGCAATGATGTGTAGATCTGGAACCATTCTTTCAAAACGATTTCTAAGCACCATCCATCCATAATGATGTGGTGGAAGCTAACGATCAGCTTGTATACATCAGGCGCACACTGCAATATGGAGACCCGGAATAACTCATCCCGGGTAATATCAAATCCGTTGGCCTTATCACGTTGAACAAACTGTTCTATATAGGCCACCTGGTCAGATTGCGTTAGTGAAGAAATGTCCTCAAAGTGAATTGCTGGATGCTTCTGCCGAAATACGATCAATTTAGGCTCTTCAATATTGACGTGAAAAACATTGCTGCGCAATATCTCATGGCGCTCAAACAGAACAGAAAGACTTCGATCCAGAAGCTCTACCTCAAGTAAGCCGTTCAAGGTAAGATTCACTTGTTCAAAATAGGCGTACGAAGTTTGATCTAGCAGGCTATGGAACAAGATTCCTTGTTGCATCGGGGTTAATCGGAATATACTTTGAATTTGCAGATCTTTACTCATAATCCACCGCCTAGGAAGATGTATTATTTTTATAGTAGGCCATAATCTCATCCAAATCGTTAATTGAAAGATTCTCATCATCGCTCACATCTGCGGGAGTCCATTCCTTCTCCTTCTTTTCAGAGCAATGCTCAATAATTTCTAGCAAACGACTTTGCAAGAAATTTCCCAATTTTTGAATACTCGATTCAGCATATTCACGACTGCTATACTCGATCTCAAGGGTTAATATCCCCTGTTCGATACTGCCATTAATATCAAGCACAAATGGTGTCTCGGTCTCCTCACTTACTGTCCGGCCCGGAGAATACTTTGATTCGACAAATAAAGGCGCAACGGAGCCTGAATCAATCTGACCGTGATAATTAAACCGGATTTCAGGTGCAAAATGTCCCTGATTAGTACTTTTCAAATCGTGTAGGGTCATATATTCCAGAATTCCGAAGTCAATACCCTTATTAGGAACACGCCGCAACGCTTCCTTGGTCAGCTTAATTTGGTAAGCTAAATCCGCATTATGCTTCATATCCAGATGAATAGGATACATCGTAGTAAACCAGCCGACCGTTCTGGTTATATCTATATCATCAAAGATCTGTTCCCGTCCGTGTCCTTCCAGCAAAATGGTAAATTCATCATTATCAGTCCAGTCTCTCAATGCCAGTCCAAAGGCTGTCAACAGTAGATCGTTTACATTCGTACTATAAGCCTTGTGTACATCCTTCTGCAGACAATCTGTTTGTTGCTTGGAAAGCCTTACGCTGCAGATTTTCAGGTCTTTCCCTCTTCTGTCAGCGACCGGATAGTCTTTATGAAGCGGTTTACTGGCATGACGGATCACATTCTCCCAATAACGCTTGTAACGAGCTGGACGCGCACCCTTTGCATCATCAACCAGGCGATGGGTCCAGTCCTTCCATGAATGGGTCTTCGCCTGGAAGAGAATTTCTTCATTATTTAGCGCCTGCATATACCCTTGCTCCAAATCTTCCAATAGAATTCTCCAAGAAACTCCATCTACCACCAAATGATGAATCGCGAGTAATAAGTGATCACCTTGGGCCGTGTGAAACAACCCTGCTTGCACAAGTGGACCCTCTTCCAAATTCATACGCCGCTGAATCGCTTCGCTAAGGCTTTGGATTGCTTCTTCAATGGATGCCTCATGGCTTACATCCAGAACAGTAAGAGCATATGCCTTTCGATTCGTACCATGAATGACGGGAGTGATCCTGTCCGGACTCGCTGTATATGTCATTCGTAAGGCATCATGATGCTCTGTCAGCTTACACAACACCTGATCGACCAGTTCTTCCTTCCATCCCTTTTGGCTATACAACATAACAGCCTGGTTCCAATAGTTGGATTCCGTGAACTTTTGCTCAAAAAACCATCGTTGGATAGGCGATAACTCAGCCTCTCCTTCAATAATCCCTTGTTCGGCTTGAACACTGACTGCTCTTAGATCCGGAGTCAGGCTACCTATCGTTTGATGACGGAAAAGGTCCTTAATTTCCATACGATATCCGTGCTTACTTAGACGTGTGGAAATTTGAATAGCTTTAATTGAATCTCCGCCCAATTCAAAAAAGTTATGATTTGTTCCGATAGGAGCATAGCCAAGAACCTCTTGCCAGATTTCGGCCATCAACGCTTCAACCTCATTGGAAGGAGAAATATAATCTACCTCAATCGACAGACTGTGATCAGGCTCAGGCAATGCTTTTCTGTCGATCTTACCGCTCGATAGATAAGGCATAGCTTCCATAGATACGATATAAGCAGGCACCATGTACTCGGGTAGAACTTCTTTAATACGAGCCTTTAATGCTTGTATATTGAACTCCTGGGCATGTTCAACATAGGCGCATAAATAACTTCCCCCAGAACGGTCATCACGAGCAAGCACTACTGCCGTCTGTACCCCTTCGTAGGCCAGTATTGCCGCTTCAATCTCACCCAGTTCGATCCGGTAGCCCCGAATTTTCACCTGATGGTCGATCCGACCCATATATTCAATGTTTCCATCCGGTAGCCACCTCGCCAAGTCTCCCGTCCGGTACATCCGTCCCCCTGCCGCATAGGGGTCCGCTACGAACTTCTCCTCCGTCAGTTCTTTCCGATTCACATATCCTCGGGCTACGCAGTC
This window of the Paenibacillus polymyxa genome carries:
- a CDS encoding non-ribosomal peptide synthetase, translated to MYRTGDLARWLPDGNIEYMGRIDHQVKIRGYRIELGEIEAALLAYEGIKAATVLALDDRDGGKYLCAYFESGEGLNTSILRAHLKALIPDYMVPSHFVRLDVMPHLSSGKVNRKALPEPDHGMRATSYVAPRNETERKLAEIWEKLLDISSIGIHDNFFELGGHSLTATRLMSRINKLLRVEIPLRNIFAHPTIEEMSVLICGPEVAAGTMMDIAPAELRDSYPVTSVQKRQMILHQFEGAETAYNMPFALLMEGELDIQRLERVFRDLIDRHEALRTSFEWGTEEPVQKIHSEVPFQLSLQQADDIGIEAQDKQIQAIFKTFVRPFNLGQAPLLRAKLVRISDNRHILMVDMHHIVADGVSMSVLANDFTTLYHGNSLPPLRIQYKDYAVWNSEWIKEGHLIKQEQYWLDLFSDELPVLNLPTDFTRPQVQSFEGDRYSFQADKTLREGLQQFVTENRTTLFMVLLSAYNVLLHKYSSQEDIVVGSPIAGRNHTDLENIMGMFVNTLVLRNRPAADKTLKQFLLEVQRSSLEAFEHQDYPIEDLVDKLELHRDLSRNPLFDTMFSLENTDSVSLQADGISISPYSVEAGIAKVDLTLTAEADQEGLSFRIDYCNKLFYKESIERMSKHYLQILQTIVDSADLRISDVNMVTASEEEILLTKFNTVPASPEKENRKLLHQLFEEQVAKTPERVAVSFEEQQWTYSELNDKANQLARVLREKGVQANTLVGIMVERSFEMIVGILGILKAGGAYVPLAPDYPAERISLMLYDCKITLLLASHHVLTESTFIKEAGADGFAGEILDLDQLDMIVKDSDSSNLPYVNEPDDLAYVLYTSGSTGKPKGNLTMHYNVERLIKNSNYIDLTEQDILLQLSNYAFDGSVFDIFGALVNGSKLILLRKENMLNPEKLSSLIRNESVSVFFITTALFNTLIETNIECFTTIRKVLFGGERVSLPHVSKLFEHIGPHKMLHMYGPTESTVFATCYGVDQIHERKGTIPIGAPITGTTVYILDKSLKLQPIGIPGELCIAGDALSQGYLNLPDFTNEKFIDNPFNPGEKMYKTGDIAKWLPDGNIEFVGRQDHLVKIRGFRIELGEIENQLLSHERIKEAIVVAKPDPSGQNRISAYMVTDGELNTSAIRRYLAKYLPDYMLPSSLILLDSLPLNANGKVDQKKLPEPHINLDLSTLYEPPTSPTEEKLVKIWEGVLGQEGIGISHSFFDLGGDSIKAIQVIARLSQEGLKLDMKDIFQHPTVQQVAPYVQRRSRIIDQKAVTGEVQLTPIQRWFFENVQDDRNHFNQAVMLFTSGVFDEEALKTALENIIIHHDALRMAYEIGQSSVCQYHTGTQLKPFHLNIYNLQGNNDAESKIEEEASRLQATMDLRAGEMIRVGLFQTDKGQHLLIAIHHLVIDGVSWRILLEDLESAYTQALQGKAIALPDKTDSFQYWSDRLAEYSNSRTLLKEKAYWQQIEGVQCESPFPQKSTVTDEVGVKKERTSIAVRLDKQDTQLLLGTAHQAYNTEINDLLLSALGLAIKQWAGSKIFAINLEGHGREEIMEEIDVTRTIGWFTSMFPIVLDMRDSEDISSVIRRTKEMIRHIPNRGIGYGVLKYLTDVEHTQDLDFNIQPQISFNYLGQFMDGTQEGSFESSPLSPGRSVGEGAESHFTLDINSIVSQDQLLLEFGYIRGEHADHAIEQLSLMYIEHLKMLINHCTSISQKVLTPSDYQDHTLSIPELDQILKQFGGTEQVEHIYPLTPMQQGMLFHYMMEPETTAYVEQVAIEMEGELQQELLEQSFQELLAKYEVLRTNFVFTGIHEPRQIVRKHQHAEFQFYDLTGMNEQEITAYLEDYKKQDLLRGFDLSNEALIRINVLKTTPDKFLMMWTFHHMIMDGWCVGIVYRDFMSMYLELKNGRPLKSETAPAYSTYIRWLEKQDKEESMQYWKQALDGYTQCAVIPKTFKLQAKEGGYRTSQLEFSLDQTMTRRLTEIASHNRITVNTLFQSMWGALLQRYNNTNDVVFGAVVSGRPPVIPDIESMVGIFINTIPVRIYGEENESFIEMAKRAQQSSIESVKYEYTSLADIQSVTTLKQSLLDHIIVFENYPEFGEEEALQKHNLKIHVRDMAFYEQTNYDFNLIVSLKDELNIKFLYNADTLSREFVERIKNHLNGVVRQIVDNPEMSISSIEVTSLPEKEVILNEFNNTTAIYPRAKTIHQLFEEQVERTPEHPAALYKGRQLTYRELNAQANRLAHVLREKGVGPDRVVGIAVHRSLEMIIGLLGILKAGGAYLPLNPEDPEERLTFMLEDSGASILLTQQELVEQLRCHGTTRELIAIEDLLVQEKEQTEREKNPESINRSTDLVYVIYTSGSTGKPKGVMIEHASLINRLHWMQKRIPFGAEDVILQKTPYTFDVSLWELFSWAIQGATVCFLEPGGEKDPATIAETVESNRVTALHFVPSMLGAFLEYMEHSGATGKMRSVRRVFASGEALMTEHVRRFNCLIGGGGATLHNLYGPTEATVEVAYYDCPVEHEPESIPIGKPIDNVKLYILDKKDRLQPIGIPGELHIGGDCVARGYVNREELTEEKFVEDPYEPGGRMYRTGDLARWLPDGNIEYMGRIDHQVKIRGYRIELGEIEAALLAHDGVRAAAVLARADDRTGMPSLGAYVVAEPHVTTAMLRQNLSVSVPEYMIPAYFVFLDQMPLTSSGKINRRMLLEIELEFGTGTEYVEPSSELEKELVEIWMSVLGIEHVGIDDNFFELGGHSLTAIQLASRLQGIWSSELRLSSIYQYPTVRELALHVEGMEENPSALAQQFDQIIALLHQKLNVKGWLQQEQFNGKSYIVLHLEDGAISFEKEIMELLDMKCDESIQPHYITWHGEETLRLEKANLEDIKSIWTERIDNDLDVFSKAILSPGVIERLPVSPTQRYHLQHSDISGTIIPLEKHMNMEYVEEAILQIIREQDLMRSTLCKENGELQWQVREAPDHLPVPLVDISMYDEDTQQVILNNIVWPYFYRQHELSNSLLYRILIVKKNLKDYMLILPFSHSIFDFMSSEIIKHQFNTYYECVRAGKETPEGSKNRYSDFTAHIMEGPQGVDDLELATTYNLDKFDRAIGRITDFVSQKAVLEGHTTVIWDLKSSERAIHLDNTSHWEIAFFTFTAFCKMYFELSQVPIWVTQYGRSFGEKRYYDVIGEFVDHIPILTNLDQNLVSLEQQVRQSVQRAAEHNISFANLMYNPDVQNDYPLSGGYLQQALDRMPIVFNFLGELRSEHQLLQTVDLGNVNVEGRTRILCEVWHDSESNLFVALTLPFSEDESIVRNHLQSALEQLERRWATVL
- a CDS encoding non-ribosomal peptide synthetase yields the protein MSKDLQIQSIFRLTPMQQGILFHSLLDQTSYAYFEQVNLTLNGLLEVELLDRSLSVLFERHEILRSNVFHVNIEEPKLIVFRQKHPAIHFEDISSLTQSDQVAYIEQFVQRDKANGFDITRDELFRVSILQCAPDVYKLIVSFHHIIMDGWCLEIVLKEWFQIYTSLQKNEPVQLGEAPSYEKYLKWLDKQDTDIALTFWERYLDGFEQQSILPASGKGSHVDYDPQQQIFSFDSQLTGQLESLAKELKVTLSTLFHSIWGLLLMKYNNTRDVVFGSVVSGRPSDIPGAENMVGLFINTIPVRISSEEDHLAFSDFVQHVQHSVMEAGQHHYVPLADIQAGSLLKSNLIHHILAFENFPGMEEASDHENENSLAVSEMAGFEQTNYSFNLNVVPGEKLRMKFSYNGLLYEPEYIDRLGRHVEEIARTVVSSADIVLHEIDIILPEEKEVILKKFNGTAAPYPREKTIHQLFEEQVERTPEHPAALYQDRQLTYRELNAQANRMAHVLRKKGIGPDQMVGIAVHRSLEMIVGLLGILKAGGAYLPLHPEDPEERLGFMLEDSGASILLTQRDQLDRLRPHGADRELIAIEDLLMEGMELTGEECEKNPEPVNRSSDLVYVIYTSGSTGKPKGVMIEHASLINRLHWMEQRIPFGAEDVILQKTPYTFDVSLWELFSWAIQGATVCFLEPGGEKDPATIAETVEANGVTAIHFVPSMLGAFLEYIEHSGAAGKMRSVRRVFASGEALMTEHVRRFNRLLGTEGATLHNLYGPTEATVEVAYYDCPADQEPESIPIGKPIDNVKLYILDHKDRLQPIGVPGELHIGGDCVARGYVNRKELTEEKFVADPYAAGDGCTERETWRDGCRMETLNIWVGSTIR